One Tomitella gaofuii DNA segment encodes these proteins:
- a CDS encoding UDP-N-acetylmuramate dehydrogenase: protein MHTLDLPGLAADAGAGHAAGAALAGLTTLRVGGPCAHLVTCADTGALVAVVRALDAAGVRTLILGGGSNLVIADAGFDGAAVRVATAGIDIDGTLVRADAGALWDDVVARTVAAGLGGIECLSGIPGSAGATPVQNVGAYGAEVADVLERVELLDRGTGERHWVTPDALELGYRTSVLKHRDDALVLTVEMRLRGDGLSAPLRYGELAARLGAEAGARLPVDEVRRTVLGLRAGKGMVADLRLDDGTPDHDSWSAGSFFTNPVVDDARLPAVLEAVAARVGADARVPQYPAGEGRTKLSAGWLIERAGFGKGYPGAGAPARLSTKHTLALTNRGAARTGELLALAREVRDGVHEAFGVLLVPEPVLVGCEI, encoded by the coding sequence GTGCACACTCTCGATCTCCCCGGGCTCGCGGCCGACGCCGGCGCCGGGCACGCCGCCGGCGCCGCACTGGCGGGCCTGACCACGCTGCGCGTCGGCGGCCCCTGCGCCCATCTGGTGACCTGTGCCGACACCGGGGCCCTCGTGGCCGTGGTGCGTGCGCTCGACGCGGCCGGGGTGCGCACCCTGATCCTCGGCGGCGGGTCCAACCTGGTCATCGCCGACGCAGGCTTCGACGGCGCGGCCGTGCGGGTGGCGACGGCGGGGATCGACATCGACGGGACCCTCGTGCGCGCCGACGCGGGCGCGCTGTGGGACGACGTGGTGGCGCGGACCGTGGCGGCGGGGCTCGGCGGCATCGAATGCCTCTCGGGGATCCCCGGCTCCGCGGGGGCCACCCCCGTGCAGAACGTGGGCGCCTACGGGGCCGAGGTCGCCGACGTCCTCGAACGCGTGGAGCTGCTCGACCGCGGCACCGGTGAACGGCACTGGGTGACACCGGACGCGCTGGAGCTCGGCTACCGGACGTCCGTGCTCAAACACCGGGATGACGCGCTGGTGCTCACCGTGGAGATGCGCCTGCGCGGCGACGGGCTCAGCGCGCCGCTGCGCTACGGCGAACTGGCGGCGCGGCTGGGCGCCGAGGCGGGGGCGAGGCTGCCCGTCGACGAGGTCCGCCGCACGGTCCTGGGCCTGCGCGCCGGCAAGGGCATGGTGGCGGACCTGAGGCTCGACGACGGCACACCCGACCACGACTCGTGGAGCGCCGGCTCGTTCTTCACCAACCCGGTGGTCGACGACGCGCGGCTGCCCGCAGTGCTGGAGGCGGTCGCGGCGCGCGTCGGTGCGGACGCGCGGGTGCCGCAGTACCCGGCGGGCGAGGGGCGCACCAAGCTGTCGGCCGGGTGGCTCATCGAGCGCGCCGGCTTCGGCAAGGGATACCCCGGCGCCGGCGCGCCGGCGCGGCTGTCGACCAAACACACGCTGGCGCTCACCAACCGAGGGGCGGCGCGCACCGGCGAGCTGCTGGCGCTGGCCCGCGAGGTGCGCGACGGCGTGCACGAAGCCTTCGGGGTGCTGCTGGTGCCGGAGCCGGTGCTCGTCGGCTGCGAGATCTGA
- a CDS encoding DUF2505 domain-containing protein, translating to MPRRIEYSARLSGNAARTYAALADKAYWDGLMDRLREFTPVSVVESFESGDDGIRVEMTQVIAREMMPAVAQTVLQTDLVITRRAAFGPFAPGGVTTGSFSATIPTAPGSLGGDVTLTDDDAGSVLHYTPEAKVNIPFVGGKLEDVILENLENLFGIEEGFTNHWLRSHS from the coding sequence ATGCCACGACGCATCGAGTACTCGGCCCGCTTGTCCGGGAACGCAGCACGCACCTACGCAGCGCTGGCCGACAAGGCGTATTGGGACGGTCTTATGGACCGCCTCCGCGAGTTCACGCCCGTGTCGGTGGTCGAGTCGTTCGAGTCCGGCGACGACGGCATCCGGGTGGAGATGACGCAGGTGATCGCACGCGAGATGATGCCCGCCGTGGCACAAACGGTGCTGCAGACCGACCTCGTCATCACCCGCCGTGCGGCGTTCGGGCCGTTCGCTCCGGGCGGCGTCACCACGGGCAGCTTCTCCGCGACGATCCCCACCGCGCCGGGCAGCCTGGGCGGCGACGTCACCCTCACCGACGACGACGCCGGATCGGTGCTGCACTACACCCCCGAGGCCAAGGTGAACATCCCGTTCGTCGGAGGCAAGCTCGAGGACGTGATCTTAGAGAATCTGGAGAACCTGTTCGGCATCGAGGAGGGCTTCACCAATCACTGGCTGCGTTCGCACAGCTGA